The Streptomyces sp. HUAS MG91 sequence GGCTACTTCGCCACCAAGCAGGCGATCCTGGAGGCGGTGCGCGGTGCGGGCTTCGAGCGCTGGGCCGTGGTCAAGCCCGCCTTCTTCATGGAGAACATACCGGCGCTGCTGCCTCACGGCCCCGGCGGCGGCCTGGCCACGGTGCTGCACCCGGACACGGAGCTGGCGCTCGTGGCGTGCGCGGACATCGGCGCGGCGGCCGCTCACGCCTTCGCCGATCCCGACCGGTTCCAGGGGGTGGAGCTGGAGCTGGCCGGCGACCGGCTCACCATGACGCAGGTCGCGCGGGTCCTGTCCGAGGTCGCGGGAGTTCCCGTCGTCGCGCCGTCCATGTCCCTGGAGGAGGCGCTCGCCGCGGGCATGCCGACCTGGGGCGCCGGCCACGAGTGGAACAACACGGTCACCCAGCCCGCCCGGCCCGAGTTCGCCCGGGCACTGGGGATCCCGCCGACCGCGTTCGCCGACTGGGCGCGTGAGTACCTGACGCCCGCGGCCGACTAGCCCGCGTCCGCGGGGTGCGGCACAGCGTTCAGGCACCCGGTCAGGAGCGGTCCGCTCCCCCGATGTGGTCGTCGTCCCGCAGCAGAGGCAGCAGCTGGTCTCCGATCCGGCGGGTTTCCTCCTTGTACGGGGTGTCGGACAGGACGAAGTGGGTGACGCCGAGCGCTCGGTAGGCGTCGAGTGCCGCGGCCACGTCGTCGGGCGAGCCGACGAGCCAGGTGGTGGCCGCTCCCCCGCCGCCGAACCTGCCCGGCGTGGTGTAGAGGCAGGTGTCGAGGACCTCGCCCCGCTCGGCGAGGTCGAGGAGCCGGCGCTGGCCGACCGCTGTCCTGCGGTTGCCCATCCAGGTGCCGATCTCGCCCGCGTCGGCCGCCATCTTCGCGACCTTCTCCTCCGCCGCGCGCCAGGCCTCCTCGGTGGTGTCGCGGACGACGGTGGTGATCCGCAGGCCGTACTCCAGCGGGGCATGGCGACGTTCCACCCGGTCGGTGAGCTCCTTCAGTCTGGCGACGCGTTCGGCGATTCCCTCCAGCGGTTCGCCCCAGAACAGCTGGACGTCGGCCTCGGCCGCCGAGACGCGTTCGGCGGCCTCGGACGCGCCTCCGAAGTAGAGGGGCGGATGGGCCCGTCCCTCGGTGGCGTACGGGGGCGGGCTCACCGTCGAGTCGGTGA is a genomic window containing:
- a CDS encoding NmrA family NAD(P)-binding protein, translated to MTTDTAPVLVTGATGRQGGATARALLAAGTPVRALVRTPGSEAARAVEELGAELVKADLSDRDSLDAALDGVRAVFSVQMPPMTETSVDFAGELAQATHLIDAARAAGVRQFVQSSTSGVGEHTRTPGWAEGRWDALEGYFATKQAILEAVRGAGFERWAVVKPAFFMENIPALLPHGPGGGLATVLHPDTELALVACADIGAAAAHAFADPDRFQGVELELAGDRLTMTQVARVLSEVAGVPVVAPSMSLEEALAAGMPTWGAGHEWNNTVTQPARPEFARALGIPPTAFADWAREYLTPAAD
- a CDS encoding LLM class flavin-dependent oxidoreductase, yielding MTPQFLWYIPNTVQPGHRGDDTTSGWGSIEHSTELARTAEDHGWSGALLGTGWGRPDTFTVATALAARTTTFKPLVAVRPGYWQPANFAGAAATLDQLSRGRLLVNVVSGVDSPAAYGDTIVEPAARYARTQEFLHLVRRLWTEENVTFSGEYFHVTDSTVSPPPYATEGRAHPPLYFGGASEAAERVSAAEADVQLFWGEPLEGIAERVARLKELTDRVERRHAPLEYGLRITTVVRDTTEEAWRAAEEKVAKMAADAGEIGTWMGNRRTAVGQRRLLDLAERGEVLDTCLYTTPGRFGGGGAATTWLVGSPDDVAAALDAYRALGVTHFVLSDTPYKEETRRIGDQLLPLLRDDDHIGGADRS